The Bombus terrestris chromosome 9, iyBomTerr1.2, whole genome shotgun sequence genome contains a region encoding:
- the LOC100650566 gene encoding protein henna isoform X2, translated as MYAKVVAKSQPMSQNDTSNSSTLDKPTLIHGGNYIKEGKDSARSTCLIFSPKEEDSVGALSKYLKLFAEHKVNLSHIESRSSLRRTNMYEFMVECVPGGDLGTVIEKLREQCSYFSIISRNHKDNMGTVPWFPRRIRDLDKFANQILSYGAELDSDHPGFTDPVYRQRRKYFADLAFNYKYGQSIPRVEYTKEEIETWGVVFRNLTKLYPKYACKEHNHVFPLLIENCGYREDNIPQLEDISNFLKDCTGFTLRPVAGLLSSRDFLAGLAFRVFHCTQYIRHGSKPLYTPEPDICHEVLGHVPLFADPSFAQFCQVVGLASLGSPDEYIEKLATCFWFTVEYGLCQQNGELKAYGAGLLSSFGELEYCLSDKPELRPFEPAKTALQKYPITEYQPVYYVAENFEDAKQKMIKFTESIPRKFGVRYDPYTQSISIIDSKHQIEDLVHNVNQEVQILMDALRKLRQ; from the exons ATGTACGCGAAAGTTGTAGCGAAATCTCAACCTATGTCTCAAAACGACACGTCCAATTCTTCAACCCTTGACAAG CCTACGCTGATACATGGGGGAAACTACATCAAAGAAGGTAAGGACTCGGCAAGGAGCACCTGCCTGATTTTTTCACCCAAAGAAGAGGACTCCGTCGGAGCGTTGAGCAAATATCTTAAACTTTTCGCT GAACATAAGGTTAATCTGTCGCATATAGAATCCAGAAGCTCTCTTCGTCGAACGAATATGTACGAGTTTATGGTGGAATGCGTGCCTGGCGGAGACCTTGGAACAGTGATTGAAAAACTACGGGAACAATGCAGCTACTTCTCGATCATTTCTAG aaatcacAAAGATAACATGGGAACTGTACCATGGTTTCCAAGAAGAATCAGAGATCTGGACAAGTTTGCCAATCAAATTCTCTCGTATGGAGCAGAATTGGACAGCGATCATCCTGGATTCACGGATCCTGTTTATCGACAAAGGCGCAAATACTTTGCAGATTTGGCGTTCAATTACAAATA TGGTCAATCGATACCAAGGGTGGAGTATACCAAAGAAGAAATCGAAACATGGGGTGTAGTTTTCAGAAACTTAACGAAGCTTTATCCAAAGTATGCCTGCAAGGAACATAATCACGTGTTTCCCTTGTTAATCGAGAATTGTGGCTACAGAGAGGACAATATTCCGCAATTGGAGGACATATCAAACTTTTTAAAAG ATTGCACCGGTTTCACTCTTCGACCTGTGGCTGGCCTTCTATCTTCGCGCGACTTCCTAGCTGGTCTGGCTTTCAGAGTATTTCACTGCACACAGTACATTAGGCACGGTAGTAAACCATTGTACACGCCTGAACCTGATATTTGTCACGAAGTACTGGGTCACGTTCCCTTGTTCGCTGATCCGTCATTCGCACAATTTTGCCAAGTCGTTGGCTTGGCGTCTCTCGGATCTCCTGACGAATACATCGAAAAATTAGCTACG TGCTTCTGGTTTACGGTTGAGTACGGTCTGTGCCAACAAAATGGCGAACTAAAGGCATACGGTGCTGGATTGCTGTCATCTTTCGGCGAACTCGAGTATTGTTTGAGCGACAAACCAGAATTGCGTCCTTTCGAACCAGCAAAGACAGCGTTGCAAAAGTATCCGATAACCGAGTACCAACCTGTCTATTACGTTGCCGAGAATTTCGAGGACGCCAAACAGAAAATGAT TAAATTCACAGAGAGTATACCGAGGAAGTTTGGAGTGAGATACGACCCGTATACCCAGAGCATTAGCATAATCGACAGTAAACATCAAATCGAGGATCTCGTGCACAACGTGAATCAAGAAGTACAAATTTTGATGGACGCTTTAAGAAAATTGAGGCAATAG
- the LOC100650566 gene encoding protein henna isoform X1, which translates to MVHEENTLPPFTCKNHSQVLLAMHDPTLIHGGNYIKEGKDSARSTCLIFSPKEEDSVGALSKYLKLFAEHKVNLSHIESRSSLRRTNMYEFMVECVPGGDLGTVIEKLREQCSYFSIISRNHKDNMGTVPWFPRRIRDLDKFANQILSYGAELDSDHPGFTDPVYRQRRKYFADLAFNYKYGQSIPRVEYTKEEIETWGVVFRNLTKLYPKYACKEHNHVFPLLIENCGYREDNIPQLEDISNFLKDCTGFTLRPVAGLLSSRDFLAGLAFRVFHCTQYIRHGSKPLYTPEPDICHEVLGHVPLFADPSFAQFCQVVGLASLGSPDEYIEKLATCFWFTVEYGLCQQNGELKAYGAGLLSSFGELEYCLSDKPELRPFEPAKTALQKYPITEYQPVYYVAENFEDAKQKMIKFTESIPRKFGVRYDPYTQSISIIDSKHQIEDLVHNVNQEVQILMDALRKLRQ; encoded by the exons ATGGTTCACGAGGAAAACACTTTGCCTCCGTTCACCTGCAAAAATCACTCTCAAGTCTTGCTAGCGATGCACGAT CCTACGCTGATACATGGGGGAAACTACATCAAAGAAGGTAAGGACTCGGCAAGGAGCACCTGCCTGATTTTTTCACCCAAAGAAGAGGACTCCGTCGGAGCGTTGAGCAAATATCTTAAACTTTTCGCT GAACATAAGGTTAATCTGTCGCATATAGAATCCAGAAGCTCTCTTCGTCGAACGAATATGTACGAGTTTATGGTGGAATGCGTGCCTGGCGGAGACCTTGGAACAGTGATTGAAAAACTACGGGAACAATGCAGCTACTTCTCGATCATTTCTAG aaatcacAAAGATAACATGGGAACTGTACCATGGTTTCCAAGAAGAATCAGAGATCTGGACAAGTTTGCCAATCAAATTCTCTCGTATGGAGCAGAATTGGACAGCGATCATCCTGGATTCACGGATCCTGTTTATCGACAAAGGCGCAAATACTTTGCAGATTTGGCGTTCAATTACAAATA TGGTCAATCGATACCAAGGGTGGAGTATACCAAAGAAGAAATCGAAACATGGGGTGTAGTTTTCAGAAACTTAACGAAGCTTTATCCAAAGTATGCCTGCAAGGAACATAATCACGTGTTTCCCTTGTTAATCGAGAATTGTGGCTACAGAGAGGACAATATTCCGCAATTGGAGGACATATCAAACTTTTTAAAAG ATTGCACCGGTTTCACTCTTCGACCTGTGGCTGGCCTTCTATCTTCGCGCGACTTCCTAGCTGGTCTGGCTTTCAGAGTATTTCACTGCACACAGTACATTAGGCACGGTAGTAAACCATTGTACACGCCTGAACCTGATATTTGTCACGAAGTACTGGGTCACGTTCCCTTGTTCGCTGATCCGTCATTCGCACAATTTTGCCAAGTCGTTGGCTTGGCGTCTCTCGGATCTCCTGACGAATACATCGAAAAATTAGCTACG TGCTTCTGGTTTACGGTTGAGTACGGTCTGTGCCAACAAAATGGCGAACTAAAGGCATACGGTGCTGGATTGCTGTCATCTTTCGGCGAACTCGAGTATTGTTTGAGCGACAAACCAGAATTGCGTCCTTTCGAACCAGCAAAGACAGCGTTGCAAAAGTATCCGATAACCGAGTACCAACCTGTCTATTACGTTGCCGAGAATTTCGAGGACGCCAAACAGAAAATGAT TAAATTCACAGAGAGTATACCGAGGAAGTTTGGAGTGAGATACGACCCGTATACCCAGAGCATTAGCATAATCGACAGTAAACATCAAATCGAGGATCTCGTGCACAACGTGAATCAAGAAGTACAAATTTTGATGGACGCTTTAAGAAAATTGAGGCAATAG
- the LOC100650446 gene encoding circadian locomoter output cycles protein kaput isoform X2 produces MASYSRGRSSRQSDFLFSDTMDDDVDEKDDTKRKSRNLSEKKRRDQFNMLVNELGSMVSSNTRKMDKSTVLKSTILFLKNHNAVRSRVHEIQEDWKPSFLSNEEFTHLILEALDGFIMVFSSSGRIYYVSESVTSLLGYLPNELENTTIYDITYQEDQSPLYNVLLNPAITKDQRNIKQEEKISFSCHIKRGGINVQENPIYELVQFVGYFRSDVDTDADNLLPNTKFSNTSGIDTKLVFVGTGRLQTPQLIRELSVMDNTKSEFTSRHSLEWKFLFLDHRAPPIIGYLPFEVLGTSGYDYYHVDDLDKVVTCHESLMQKGEGTSCYYRFLTKGQQWIWLQTRFYITYNQWNSKPEFIVCTHYVVSYIDVIKELRKESESFNKEQSQDVLMPVEQQVTTSCPVPPTQWPAKSSKTSKSIASNTRPRHHVESSDSSSMSASMQSSPHSQITHVSRSKGASANSSVPSKTQMPQIDNRQQQQQQQQQQQPQQQSLLEVDQSCINFMEQAQYTTVNLQPVVSTGFVTPAAPIISTLPTHEMLHQQDIVMTPAQNQIQDELQRKHEELQQLIVHQQEELRRVSEQLFIARYGILSPLLNTGMPYNTANTCQQMNRCNTNNSNVQLPTSSNVQGVNVLPLPITVPVPIVPTELFSHPLTVSPVPTMSTTAQGNVGTMIQTQQQQHQQLQHQQQQSQQQAPTRQNGNPPDLVPFQMCPHQADILYNEIEPSANQQQRSSQN; encoded by the exons ATGGCGAGTTATTCACGAGGGCGATCCTCCAGACAGTCCGA CTTCCTGTTCAGTGATACGATGGACGATGACGTTGACGAGAAGGATGACACGAAACG aAAATCACGAAATCTGAGCGAAAAGAAACGGAGAGATCAGTTCAATATGCTCGTGAACGAACTTGGTAGCATGGTCAGCTCGAATACGAGGAAAATGGATAAATCCACAGTACTGAAGTCcaccattttatttttaaaaaatcacaacg CTGTCAGATCGAGGGTACACGAGATTCAAGAAGATTGGAAACCGTCGTTCTTGTCCAACGAAGAATTTACGCATCTAATATTAGAG GCTCTGGACGGTTTTATAATGGTATTTTCTTCAAGCGGCCGCATTTATTATGTGTCTGAAAGCGTCACGTCTCTTCTCGGGTATCTTCCGAACGAACTGGAGAACACGACGATCTACGATATCACTTATCAAGAGGATCAATCTCCTCTCTACAACGTACTTCTGAATCCTGCAATCACAAAAGACCAACGAAACATTAAACAGG AggagaaaatatctttttcgtgTCATATCAAAAGAGGAGGCATAAACGTTCAAGAAAATCCAATATACGAGCTTGTGCAATTTGTCGGATATTTTc GTTCTGACGTCGATACGGACGCGGATAACTTGCTTCCGAACACGAAATTCAGCAATACTAGTGGAATAGATACGaa ATTAGTTTTCGTGGGTACAGGACGCCTCCAGACGCCACAATTGATTCGCGAATTATCGGTGATGGATAACACAAAATCGGAATTCACTTCGCGACATAGCCTCGAGTGGAAATTCTTATTTCTGGATCATCGAGCGCCGCCTATCATCGGATATTTGCCATTCGAAGTGTTAGGCACGTCTGGATATGATTATTATCACGTAGACGACTTGGACAAGGTGGTTACTTGCCACGAATCAC TGATGCAGAAGGGTGAAGGAACCTCCTGTTACTACAGATTCCTCACGAAGGGGCAACAATGGATATGGTTGCAAACTAGATTTTATATCACGTACAATCAGTGGAATTCGAAGCCAGAATTTATCGTCTGCACGCATTACGTTGTCAGTTACATCGATGTGATTAAGGAATTGCGTAAGGAGTCGGAAAGTTTTAACAAGGAGCAGAGTCAGGATGTTCTGATGCCAGTGGAACAACAG GTGACCACGTCTTGTCCAGTTCCTCCGACACAATGGCCAGCGAAATCGTCGAAAACGTCGAAATCGATAGCATCGAACACACGGCCACGACATCACGTGGAGAGCTCCGATAGTTCGTCGATGTCGGCGTCTATGCAAAGCTCGCCGCATTCGCAAATAACGCACGTTTCACGATCGAAAGGCGCCTCGGCGAATAGCTCTGTGCCGTCGAAAACTCAAATGCCTCAAATCGATAACagacaacagcagcaacaacagcagcagcagcaacagccgCAACAACAATCTTTGTTGGAGGTTGATCAAAGTTGCATCAACTTTATGGAACAAGCGCAGTACACGACTGTTAATTTGCAACCTGTGGTTAGCACAGGCTTCGTAACTCCTGCCGCGCCAATTATATCCACATTGCCAACACACGAG ATGTTACATCAGCAAGATATCGTGATGACACCAGCACAGAATCAAATTCAAGACGAGCTGCAACGGAAACACGAAGAACTGCAACAATTAATAGTGCATCAGCAAGAAGAGTTACGAAgagtgtcggaacagttgttcATAGCTAGATACGGTATTTTATCGCCGTTGCTCAAC acgGGCATGCCGTACAATACTGCGAATACGTGTCAACAGATGAATAGGTGCAACACGAACAATTCGAACGTTCAGTTGCCGACGTCTAGTAACGTTCAAGGAGTAAACGTTCTTCCTTTACCGATTACCGTTCCAGTACCAATCGTGCCTACAGAGTTGTTCTCTCATCCGTTGACAGTCAGTCCAGTGCCAACGATGTCGACTACGGCGCAAGGTAACGTAGGTACGATGATCCAAACGCAACAGCAGCAGCACCAGCAGCTGCAACATCAGCAGCAACAGTCTCAACAGCAAGCACCAACGCGACAAAATGGCAACCCACCGGATCTCGTGCCTTTCCAAATGTGTCCACATCAAGCggatatactgtataacgagataGAGCCATCCGCGAATCAACAACAGAGATCGtcgcaaaattga
- the LOC100650446 gene encoding circadian locomoter output cycles protein kaput isoform X1, which produces MASYSRGRSSRQSDFLFSDTMDDDVDEKDDTKRKSRNLSEKKRRDQFNMLVNELGSMVSSNTRKMDKSTVLKSTILFLKNHNEIAVRSRVHEIQEDWKPSFLSNEEFTHLILEALDGFIMVFSSSGRIYYVSESVTSLLGYLPNELENTTIYDITYQEDQSPLYNVLLNPAITKDQRNIKQEEKISFSCHIKRGGINVQENPIYELVQFVGYFRSDVDTDADNLLPNTKFSNTSGIDTKLVFVGTGRLQTPQLIRELSVMDNTKSEFTSRHSLEWKFLFLDHRAPPIIGYLPFEVLGTSGYDYYHVDDLDKVVTCHESLMQKGEGTSCYYRFLTKGQQWIWLQTRFYITYNQWNSKPEFIVCTHYVVSYIDVIKELRKESESFNKEQSQDVLMPVEQQVTTSCPVPPTQWPAKSSKTSKSIASNTRPRHHVESSDSSSMSASMQSSPHSQITHVSRSKGASANSSVPSKTQMPQIDNRQQQQQQQQQQQPQQQSLLEVDQSCINFMEQAQYTTVNLQPVVSTGFVTPAAPIISTLPTHEMLHQQDIVMTPAQNQIQDELQRKHEELQQLIVHQQEELRRVSEQLFIARYGILSPLLNTGMPYNTANTCQQMNRCNTNNSNVQLPTSSNVQGVNVLPLPITVPVPIVPTELFSHPLTVSPVPTMSTTAQGNVGTMIQTQQQQHQQLQHQQQQSQQQAPTRQNGNPPDLVPFQMCPHQADILYNEIEPSANQQQRSSQN; this is translated from the exons ATGGCGAGTTATTCACGAGGGCGATCCTCCAGACAGTCCGA CTTCCTGTTCAGTGATACGATGGACGATGACGTTGACGAGAAGGATGACACGAAACG aAAATCACGAAATCTGAGCGAAAAGAAACGGAGAGATCAGTTCAATATGCTCGTGAACGAACTTGGTAGCATGGTCAGCTCGAATACGAGGAAAATGGATAAATCCACAGTACTGAAGTCcaccattttatttttaaaaaatcacaacg AAATAGCTGTCAGATCGAGGGTACACGAGATTCAAGAAGATTGGAAACCGTCGTTCTTGTCCAACGAAGAATTTACGCATCTAATATTAGAG GCTCTGGACGGTTTTATAATGGTATTTTCTTCAAGCGGCCGCATTTATTATGTGTCTGAAAGCGTCACGTCTCTTCTCGGGTATCTTCCGAACGAACTGGAGAACACGACGATCTACGATATCACTTATCAAGAGGATCAATCTCCTCTCTACAACGTACTTCTGAATCCTGCAATCACAAAAGACCAACGAAACATTAAACAGG AggagaaaatatctttttcgtgTCATATCAAAAGAGGAGGCATAAACGTTCAAGAAAATCCAATATACGAGCTTGTGCAATTTGTCGGATATTTTc GTTCTGACGTCGATACGGACGCGGATAACTTGCTTCCGAACACGAAATTCAGCAATACTAGTGGAATAGATACGaa ATTAGTTTTCGTGGGTACAGGACGCCTCCAGACGCCACAATTGATTCGCGAATTATCGGTGATGGATAACACAAAATCGGAATTCACTTCGCGACATAGCCTCGAGTGGAAATTCTTATTTCTGGATCATCGAGCGCCGCCTATCATCGGATATTTGCCATTCGAAGTGTTAGGCACGTCTGGATATGATTATTATCACGTAGACGACTTGGACAAGGTGGTTACTTGCCACGAATCAC TGATGCAGAAGGGTGAAGGAACCTCCTGTTACTACAGATTCCTCACGAAGGGGCAACAATGGATATGGTTGCAAACTAGATTTTATATCACGTACAATCAGTGGAATTCGAAGCCAGAATTTATCGTCTGCACGCATTACGTTGTCAGTTACATCGATGTGATTAAGGAATTGCGTAAGGAGTCGGAAAGTTTTAACAAGGAGCAGAGTCAGGATGTTCTGATGCCAGTGGAACAACAG GTGACCACGTCTTGTCCAGTTCCTCCGACACAATGGCCAGCGAAATCGTCGAAAACGTCGAAATCGATAGCATCGAACACACGGCCACGACATCACGTGGAGAGCTCCGATAGTTCGTCGATGTCGGCGTCTATGCAAAGCTCGCCGCATTCGCAAATAACGCACGTTTCACGATCGAAAGGCGCCTCGGCGAATAGCTCTGTGCCGTCGAAAACTCAAATGCCTCAAATCGATAACagacaacagcagcaacaacagcagcagcagcaacagccgCAACAACAATCTTTGTTGGAGGTTGATCAAAGTTGCATCAACTTTATGGAACAAGCGCAGTACACGACTGTTAATTTGCAACCTGTGGTTAGCACAGGCTTCGTAACTCCTGCCGCGCCAATTATATCCACATTGCCAACACACGAG ATGTTACATCAGCAAGATATCGTGATGACACCAGCACAGAATCAAATTCAAGACGAGCTGCAACGGAAACACGAAGAACTGCAACAATTAATAGTGCATCAGCAAGAAGAGTTACGAAgagtgtcggaacagttgttcATAGCTAGATACGGTATTTTATCGCCGTTGCTCAAC acgGGCATGCCGTACAATACTGCGAATACGTGTCAACAGATGAATAGGTGCAACACGAACAATTCGAACGTTCAGTTGCCGACGTCTAGTAACGTTCAAGGAGTAAACGTTCTTCCTTTACCGATTACCGTTCCAGTACCAATCGTGCCTACAGAGTTGTTCTCTCATCCGTTGACAGTCAGTCCAGTGCCAACGATGTCGACTACGGCGCAAGGTAACGTAGGTACGATGATCCAAACGCAACAGCAGCAGCACCAGCAGCTGCAACATCAGCAGCAACAGTCTCAACAGCAAGCACCAACGCGACAAAATGGCAACCCACCGGATCTCGTGCCTTTCCAAATGTGTCCACATCAAGCggatatactgtataacgagataGAGCCATCCGCGAATCAACAACAGAGATCGtcgcaaaattga
- the LOC100650446 gene encoding circadian locomoter output cycles protein kaput isoform X3 — protein MASYSRGRSSRQSDDTMDDDVDEKDDTKRKSRNLSEKKRRDQFNMLVNELGSMVSSNTRKMDKSTVLKSTILFLKNHNEIAVRSRVHEIQEDWKPSFLSNEEFTHLILEALDGFIMVFSSSGRIYYVSESVTSLLGYLPNELENTTIYDITYQEDQSPLYNVLLNPAITKDQRNIKQEEKISFSCHIKRGGINVQENPIYELVQFVGYFRSDVDTDADNLLPNTKFSNTSGIDTKLVFVGTGRLQTPQLIRELSVMDNTKSEFTSRHSLEWKFLFLDHRAPPIIGYLPFEVLGTSGYDYYHVDDLDKVVTCHESLMQKGEGTSCYYRFLTKGQQWIWLQTRFYITYNQWNSKPEFIVCTHYVVSYIDVIKELRKESESFNKEQSQDVLMPVEQQVTTSCPVPPTQWPAKSSKTSKSIASNTRPRHHVESSDSSSMSASMQSSPHSQITHVSRSKGASANSSVPSKTQMPQIDNRQQQQQQQQQQQPQQQSLLEVDQSCINFMEQAQYTTVNLQPVVSTGFVTPAAPIISTLPTHEMLHQQDIVMTPAQNQIQDELQRKHEELQQLIVHQQEELRRVSEQLFIARYGILSPLLNTGMPYNTANTCQQMNRCNTNNSNVQLPTSSNVQGVNVLPLPITVPVPIVPTELFSHPLTVSPVPTMSTTAQGNVGTMIQTQQQQHQQLQHQQQQSQQQAPTRQNGNPPDLVPFQMCPHQADILYNEIEPSANQQQRSSQN, from the exons ATGGCGAGTTATTCACGAGGGCGATCCTCCAGACAGTCCGA TGATACGATGGACGATGACGTTGACGAGAAGGATGACACGAAACG aAAATCACGAAATCTGAGCGAAAAGAAACGGAGAGATCAGTTCAATATGCTCGTGAACGAACTTGGTAGCATGGTCAGCTCGAATACGAGGAAAATGGATAAATCCACAGTACTGAAGTCcaccattttatttttaaaaaatcacaacg AAATAGCTGTCAGATCGAGGGTACACGAGATTCAAGAAGATTGGAAACCGTCGTTCTTGTCCAACGAAGAATTTACGCATCTAATATTAGAG GCTCTGGACGGTTTTATAATGGTATTTTCTTCAAGCGGCCGCATTTATTATGTGTCTGAAAGCGTCACGTCTCTTCTCGGGTATCTTCCGAACGAACTGGAGAACACGACGATCTACGATATCACTTATCAAGAGGATCAATCTCCTCTCTACAACGTACTTCTGAATCCTGCAATCACAAAAGACCAACGAAACATTAAACAGG AggagaaaatatctttttcgtgTCATATCAAAAGAGGAGGCATAAACGTTCAAGAAAATCCAATATACGAGCTTGTGCAATTTGTCGGATATTTTc GTTCTGACGTCGATACGGACGCGGATAACTTGCTTCCGAACACGAAATTCAGCAATACTAGTGGAATAGATACGaa ATTAGTTTTCGTGGGTACAGGACGCCTCCAGACGCCACAATTGATTCGCGAATTATCGGTGATGGATAACACAAAATCGGAATTCACTTCGCGACATAGCCTCGAGTGGAAATTCTTATTTCTGGATCATCGAGCGCCGCCTATCATCGGATATTTGCCATTCGAAGTGTTAGGCACGTCTGGATATGATTATTATCACGTAGACGACTTGGACAAGGTGGTTACTTGCCACGAATCAC TGATGCAGAAGGGTGAAGGAACCTCCTGTTACTACAGATTCCTCACGAAGGGGCAACAATGGATATGGTTGCAAACTAGATTTTATATCACGTACAATCAGTGGAATTCGAAGCCAGAATTTATCGTCTGCACGCATTACGTTGTCAGTTACATCGATGTGATTAAGGAATTGCGTAAGGAGTCGGAAAGTTTTAACAAGGAGCAGAGTCAGGATGTTCTGATGCCAGTGGAACAACAG GTGACCACGTCTTGTCCAGTTCCTCCGACACAATGGCCAGCGAAATCGTCGAAAACGTCGAAATCGATAGCATCGAACACACGGCCACGACATCACGTGGAGAGCTCCGATAGTTCGTCGATGTCGGCGTCTATGCAAAGCTCGCCGCATTCGCAAATAACGCACGTTTCACGATCGAAAGGCGCCTCGGCGAATAGCTCTGTGCCGTCGAAAACTCAAATGCCTCAAATCGATAACagacaacagcagcaacaacagcagcagcagcaacagccgCAACAACAATCTTTGTTGGAGGTTGATCAAAGTTGCATCAACTTTATGGAACAAGCGCAGTACACGACTGTTAATTTGCAACCTGTGGTTAGCACAGGCTTCGTAACTCCTGCCGCGCCAATTATATCCACATTGCCAACACACGAG ATGTTACATCAGCAAGATATCGTGATGACACCAGCACAGAATCAAATTCAAGACGAGCTGCAACGGAAACACGAAGAACTGCAACAATTAATAGTGCATCAGCAAGAAGAGTTACGAAgagtgtcggaacagttgttcATAGCTAGATACGGTATTTTATCGCCGTTGCTCAAC acgGGCATGCCGTACAATACTGCGAATACGTGTCAACAGATGAATAGGTGCAACACGAACAATTCGAACGTTCAGTTGCCGACGTCTAGTAACGTTCAAGGAGTAAACGTTCTTCCTTTACCGATTACCGTTCCAGTACCAATCGTGCCTACAGAGTTGTTCTCTCATCCGTTGACAGTCAGTCCAGTGCCAACGATGTCGACTACGGCGCAAGGTAACGTAGGTACGATGATCCAAACGCAACAGCAGCAGCACCAGCAGCTGCAACATCAGCAGCAACAGTCTCAACAGCAAGCACCAACGCGACAAAATGGCAACCCACCGGATCTCGTGCCTTTCCAAATGTGTCCACATCAAGCggatatactgtataacgagataGAGCCATCCGCGAATCAACAACAGAGATCGtcgcaaaattga